A window of Heptranchias perlo isolate sHepPer1 unplaced genomic scaffold, sHepPer1.hap1 HAP1_SCAFFOLD_444, whole genome shotgun sequence contains these coding sequences:
- the LOC137313231 gene encoding zinc finger protein 84-like, whose translation MEKPWKCGDCGKGFNYPSELETHRRSHTGERPFTCSVCGKGFILSSSLQTHQLVHSDERPFKCSDCEMRFKSKINLLIHQCTHTGERPFTCFVCGKGFTQSSLLLTHQRVHTGENPFTCSVCGKGFTQSSLLLTHQRVHTGERPFICTVCGKGFTRSSELLTHQRVHTGERPFKCSDCEKRFKSKIELLKHQRTHTGERPFICSVCGKGFTRSSHLLTHQRVHTGERPFTCSVCGKRFTLSSTLLTHQRVHSDERPFKCCDCGKRYKSKCNLLTHQCTHTGERPFSCSVCKKRFTRSSILLRHQRVHTGERPFKCSDCEKRYKSKFNLLTHQRTHTGEGPFTCSVCGKGFTWSSSLLKHHRVHTERPLNVLTVGRDLKSETNC comes from the coding sequence tggggactgtgggaagggattcaattacccttcagagctggaaactcatcgacgcagtcacactggggagaggccgttcacctgctccgtgtgtgggaagggattcattctgtcatccagcctccagacacaccagctggttcactctgatgagagaccttttaaatgttctgactgtgagatgaggtttaaaagcaaaattaatctgctgatacaccagtgtacccacactggggagaggccgttcacctgcttcgtgtgtgggaagggattcactcagtcatccctcctcctgacacaccagcgagttcacactggggagaacccgttcacctgctccgtgtgtgggaagggattcactcagtcatccctcctcctgacacaccagcgagttcacactggggagaggccgttcatctgcaccgtgtgtgggaagggattcactcggtcatctgagcttctgacacaccagcgagtgcacactggggagaggccttttaaatgttctgactgtgagaagaggtttaaaagcaaaattgaactgctgaaacaccaacgcactcacactggggagagaccgttcatctgctccgtgtgtgggaagggattcactcggtcatcacaccttctgacacaccagcgagttcacactggggagaggccgttcacctgctccgtgtgtgggaagagattcacactgtcatccaccctcctgacacaccagcgagttcactccgatgagagacctttcaaatgttgtgactgtgggaagaggtataaaagcaaatgtaatctgctgacacaccaatgcacccacactggggagagaccgttctcctgctccgtgtgtaagaagagattcactcggtcatccatcctgctgagacaccagcgagttcacactggggagagaccttttaaatgttctgactgtgagaagaggtataaaagcaaatttaatctgctgacacaccaacgcactcacactggggaggggccgttcacctgctcagtgtgtgggaagggattcacttggtcatcctccctgctgaaacaccaccgagttcacactgagagacctttaaatgttctgactgtgggaagagatttaaaatcagaaacgaactgctga